The Citrifermentans bemidjiense Bem genome window below encodes:
- a CDS encoding vitamin B12-dependent ribonucleotide reductase, with product MKKTVEKGVIPGLTKNALTVLEKRYLKRDQTGKTLETASDMFRRVATAIAQADAVFDKKADIGALSDKFYNMMTNFEFLPNSPTLMNAGRELGQLSACFVLPVGDSMEEIFESVKYTALIHKSGGGTGFSFSRLRPANDVVMSTTGISSGPLSFMRVFDVATETIKQGGTRRGANMAILRVDHPDIMDFIMCKADQRQLNNFNISVGITEAFMKAVDADEEYTLYNPRDKQPAGKQNARKVFNRIVKQAWENGEPGIIFLDRLNKDNPTPHIGEIESTNPCGEQPLLPYESCNLGSINLGKMVIHGKVDWDKLKEVVRTSVHFLDNVIEVNNYPLQQIDEMTRSNRKIGLGVMGWADMLIMLGIPYGSEESVELGEKVMQFINDEGHAASRQLAKTRGAFPNFKGSVYDKLGAEPIRNATVTTIAPTGTISIIANASSGVEPLFAVSYVRQVMDKNILVEVNPLFEKIAKTDGFYTDELMQRIAEHGTVQDISAIPEAVREVFVTAHDITPEEHITMQAAFQRHTDNAVSKTVNFPCEATIEDVEKVYRLAYESNCKGVTIYRDGSRDEQVLSVGKKEEVKAAAPVHVEDKRTGKRERPKALKGWTYQMQTGCGPLYITINEDNTGLFEVFTTMGKAGGCAASQCEAIGRMVSLAWRSGIQGRQVVKQLLGISCHAPSGFGDNKVLSCADAVAKAIQSHLSLTGAADVIEAPAFDRGACPECGGVVEHEGGCAVCRVCGYSECA from the coding sequence ATGAAGAAAACAGTCGAGAAGGGAGTAATACCGGGCCTGACCAAGAATGCATTGACCGTACTAGAGAAGCGCTACCTGAAGAGAGACCAGACCGGCAAGACCCTTGAGACTGCCTCAGACATGTTCCGCCGCGTGGCGACCGCCATCGCGCAGGCCGACGCCGTTTTCGACAAGAAAGCGGACATCGGCGCACTCTCCGACAAGTTCTACAACATGATGACCAACTTCGAGTTCCTCCCCAACTCCCCGACCCTGATGAACGCCGGACGCGAGCTGGGTCAGCTCTCCGCCTGCTTCGTGCTTCCGGTGGGCGACAGCATGGAGGAAATCTTCGAATCGGTCAAGTACACCGCCCTCATCCACAAATCCGGCGGCGGCACCGGCTTCTCCTTTTCCCGCCTGCGCCCGGCCAACGACGTGGTCATGTCCACCACCGGCATCTCCAGCGGCCCCCTCTCCTTCATGAGGGTTTTCGACGTCGCCACCGAGACCATCAAGCAGGGGGGCACCCGTCGCGGCGCGAACATGGCGATACTGCGCGTCGACCATCCGGACATCATGGACTTCATCATGTGCAAGGCGGATCAGCGCCAGCTGAACAACTTCAACATCTCCGTCGGCATCACCGAGGCGTTCATGAAGGCCGTCGACGCGGACGAGGAGTACACCCTTTACAACCCGCGCGACAAACAGCCGGCCGGGAAGCAGAACGCCCGCAAGGTATTCAACCGCATCGTCAAGCAGGCCTGGGAAAACGGCGAGCCTGGGATCATCTTCCTGGACCGCCTGAACAAGGACAACCCGACCCCGCACATAGGCGAGATCGAATCCACCAACCCCTGCGGCGAGCAGCCGCTGCTCCCCTACGAGTCCTGCAACCTGGGCTCCATCAACCTGGGCAAGATGGTCATCCACGGCAAGGTCGACTGGGACAAGCTGAAAGAGGTAGTGCGCACCTCCGTCCACTTCCTTGACAACGTCATCGAGGTGAACAACTACCCGCTGCAGCAGATCGACGAGATGACCCGCTCCAACCGTAAGATCGGCCTGGGGGTCATGGGATGGGCGGACATGCTGATCATGCTCGGCATCCCCTACGGCTCCGAGGAGTCGGTGGAACTGGGCGAGAAGGTGATGCAGTTCATCAACGACGAAGGGCACGCGGCGTCCCGCCAGCTTGCCAAGACCCGCGGCGCCTTCCCCAACTTCAAGGGCTCCGTCTACGACAAGCTCGGCGCAGAGCCGATCCGGAACGCGACCGTCACCACCATCGCTCCGACCGGCACCATTTCCATCATCGCCAACGCCTCCTCCGGCGTCGAGCCGCTCTTCGCGGTCTCTTACGTGCGCCAGGTCATGGACAAGAACATCCTGGTCGAAGTGAACCCGCTTTTCGAGAAGATCGCCAAGACCGACGGTTTCTATACCGACGAACTGATGCAGCGGATCGCCGAGCACGGCACCGTTCAGGACATAAGCGCCATCCCCGAGGCCGTCCGCGAGGTATTCGTCACCGCGCACGACATCACCCCGGAAGAGCACATCACCATGCAGGCTGCCTTCCAGCGCCACACCGACAACGCCGTCTCCAAGACCGTGAACTTCCCGTGCGAAGCCACCATCGAGGACGTCGAGAAGGTCTACCGCCTGGCCTACGAGAGCAACTGCAAGGGGGTCACCATCTACCGTGACGGTTCCCGCGACGAGCAGGTTCTCTCCGTCGGCAAGAAAGAAGAAGTAAAGGCCGCAGCACCGGTGCATGTCGAAGACAAGCGCACCGGCAAACGCGAGCGTCCCAAGGCGCTGAAGGGTTGGACCTACCAGATGCAGACCGGCTGCGGCCCGCTCTACATCACCATCAACGAAGACAACACCGGCCTCTTCGAAGTCTTCACCACCATGGGCAAAGCCGGCGGTTGCGCCGCCTCCCAGTGCGAGGCCATCGGCCGCATGGTGTCTCTTGCCTGGAGAAGCGGCATTCAGGGGCGTCAGGTAGTGAAGCAGCTTCTCGGCATCTCCTGCCACGCGCCGAGCGGATTCGGCGACAACAAAGTACTGTCCTGCGCCGATGCGGTCGCCAAGGCGATCCAGTCGCACCTCTCCCTGACCGGTGCAGCCGACGTCATCGAAGCCCCCGCCTTCGACAGAGGCGCCTGCCCCGAGTGCGGCGGCGTAGTAGAGCACGAAGGCGGCTGCGCCGTCTGCCGCGTCTGCGGCTACTCCGAGTGCGCGTAA
- a CDS encoding sensor domain-containing diguanylate cyclase — translation MSECSCGTQKELLESQVKALKDLIEVAKAVVSTLDLDTVLQAILNSAMGFAETPAGSVALYYDAKRELSLHAHSGLTADFVKKERWEVAPGGLTEQVLSAGEIFLIEDTEKTPFFKNPIALNEGIRSLVCVPLIFQSRIVGILYLDDFKPREFDREKMNMLSILASFAAMAIHNATLHKRTKLLAITDSLTGLHNHRYFKQYFRQEMGRAKRYHKPFSIIMMDVDDFKSYNDSYGHATGDRLLALMGEIILETIRGVDVAFRYGGEEFIVLLPETTLDKAILAAERLRESVQAGTASRPVDGSGRGVTVSIGVASYPDNADKMDELFNIVDSLLYLAKRCGKNKVYHQESLQIPAP, via the coding sequence ATGTCCGAGTGTAGTTGCGGTACCCAAAAAGAATTGCTCGAATCGCAGGTTAAGGCGCTGAAGGACCTGATAGAGGTCGCCAAGGCGGTCGTCTCGACGCTCGATCTGGATACGGTGCTGCAGGCTATCCTCAACAGTGCCATGGGATTTGCCGAGACCCCCGCCGGAAGCGTCGCCCTTTATTACGACGCCAAGCGGGAGCTGAGCCTGCATGCCCACTCGGGGCTGACGGCGGACTTCGTCAAGAAGGAGCGTTGGGAGGTGGCCCCGGGCGGGCTTACCGAACAAGTGCTCTCTGCGGGGGAGATCTTCTTGATCGAGGACACGGAGAAGACTCCGTTCTTCAAGAACCCGATAGCGCTCAACGAGGGTATCCGCTCTCTGGTCTGCGTGCCGCTCATCTTCCAGTCGCGCATCGTCGGGATACTCTACCTTGACGATTTTAAGCCCAGGGAGTTCGACCGGGAGAAGATGAACATGCTCTCGATCCTCGCCTCCTTCGCCGCCATGGCGATACACAACGCGACGCTGCACAAGCGGACCAAGCTACTGGCGATCACCGACTCGCTCACCGGGCTGCACAACCACCGCTACTTCAAGCAATACTTCAGGCAGGAGATGGGGCGTGCCAAGCGCTACCACAAGCCCTTCTCCATCATCATGATGGACGTGGACGACTTCAAGTCCTACAACGACAGCTACGGCCACGCAACCGGCGACAGGTTGCTGGCCCTCATGGGCGAGATCATCCTGGAGACCATCCGCGGCGTGGACGTCGCCTTCCGCTACGGCGGGGAAGAATTCATCGTGCTGCTCCCCGAGACCACGCTTGACAAGGCTATCCTCGCCGCCGAGCGTCTGCGCGAAAGCGTGCAGGCCGGGACTGCGAGCCGGCCCGTGGACGGGTCAGGCCGCGGCGTGACCGTCAGCATCGGCGTGGCGAGCTATCCGGACAATGCCGACAAGATGGACGAACTCTTCAACATCGTCGATTCGCTCCTTTACCTTGCCAAGCGCTGCGGCAAGAACAAGGTCTATCACCAGGAAAGCCTACAGATCCCCGCGCCATGA
- a CDS encoding right-handed parallel beta-helix repeat-containing protein: MNRYRIHCLPGLLLVGALYFGAPVLAATPTPAAAPGAAEAAQPKTEAAQPRTEAEFIPSFRYGDRVLTEDTVWKGVVLVEGAVTIAPQATLTIEPGTVLRFRGKEPSGAVLVVQGRLAAAGTKESPIVFTSSFAVPAAGDWQGVMLLGSEKRNVLENCRIDAAQTGLEAIFSNLTLKSVRAERSKTGMRFQDALVVMEGGGASDCDTGLNFSESEATLRNLNLIGNRKGLVAQRSSIYMQEGSLSMNGSAFSCDSCRVRLQGGAVSDNARGITLYESEGAVTGVQVARNSDYGISLTASRIRVTANQMTGNGNSGLLVFDGSSVAWDNAIHDNGYDVYNAGKEEFRAPGNWWGAAGPKIYDNGGAGKVIFTPRLTAPPEAGSKEKP, translated from the coding sequence ATGAACCGATACCGCATACATTGTCTGCCGGGCCTCCTGCTAGTGGGGGCCCTTTACTTTGGCGCGCCCGTTTTGGCCGCGACGCCCACACCTGCCGCTGCGCCGGGCGCGGCCGAGGCGGCGCAACCAAAGACAGAAGCGGCGCAACCAAGGACTGAAGCGGAGTTCATCCCCTCTTTTCGCTACGGCGACCGCGTGCTCACCGAGGACACCGTCTGGAAAGGGGTGGTGCTGGTGGAAGGGGCGGTAACCATTGCGCCTCAGGCGACGCTGACCATCGAGCCTGGGACGGTACTGCGCTTCAGGGGGAAGGAGCCTTCCGGCGCGGTGCTCGTGGTGCAGGGGCGGTTGGCGGCTGCCGGAACCAAGGAATCCCCCATCGTCTTCACCTCAAGCTTTGCCGTGCCCGCCGCAGGGGACTGGCAGGGGGTGATGCTCCTGGGGAGCGAGAAGAGAAACGTCCTTGAGAACTGCCGCATCGACGCCGCGCAGACCGGGCTCGAAGCTATTTTCTCCAACCTGACGCTGAAGAGCGTGCGGGCCGAGCGGAGCAAGACCGGGATGAGGTTTCAGGACGCCCTGGTTGTGATGGAGGGGGGCGGGGCCAGCGACTGCGATACCGGCCTCAACTTCTCCGAGAGCGAGGCGACCCTACGCAACCTGAACCTGATTGGAAACCGCAAAGGGCTCGTCGCCCAGCGCAGTTCCATTTATATGCAGGAGGGAAGCCTTTCCATGAACGGCTCCGCTTTCTCGTGCGACAGCTGCCGGGTCAGGTTGCAAGGGGGGGCTGTGTCGGACAACGCCAGAGGTATCACCCTGTACGAGAGCGAAGGGGCGGTCACCGGTGTTCAGGTAGCGCGCAACAGCGACTACGGCATTTCGCTCACCGCATCCCGGATAAGGGTCACGGCGAACCAGATGACCGGCAACGGCAACAGCGGCCTGTTGGTCTTCGACGGCTCTTCCGTCGCCTGGGACAACGCCATCCACGACAACGGCTACGACGTTTACAACGCCGGCAAGGAGGAGTTCCGGGCGCCGGGCAACTGGTGGGGGGCGGCCGGGCCAAAGATTTATGACAACGGTGGAGCGGGGAAGGTCATATTCACCCCGCGGCTGACAGCACCGCCTGAAGCAGGTTCCAAAGAAAAACCCTAA
- the rph gene encoding ribonuclease PH, which produces MRREGRAANALREVKITRNYLKHAEGSVLVEFGDTKVICNATVEARVPSFLKGKGSGWVTAEYCMLPRATHTRNQRESAKGKLSGRTHEIQRLIGRSLRAVVDLELLGERSIVIDCDVIQADGGTRTASITGAYVALADALQNLVNAGELEKSPLREAVAAVSVGIVDGVPFLDLDYPEDSTAEVDMNFVMTSSMRFVEVQGTAEAEPFTLDQMDAMRRHAMLGLSRLFEIQQEALQA; this is translated from the coding sequence ATACGCAGAGAAGGCCGCGCGGCCAACGCCTTGAGAGAAGTTAAGATCACCCGCAATTACCTGAAGCACGCCGAGGGCTCTGTCCTGGTCGAGTTTGGGGACACCAAAGTCATCTGCAACGCAACGGTCGAGGCGAGGGTACCTTCGTTTCTGAAAGGGAAGGGGAGCGGCTGGGTCACGGCGGAGTACTGCATGCTGCCGCGCGCCACGCACACCAGGAACCAGCGCGAATCTGCCAAGGGGAAACTCTCCGGCCGCACCCACGAGATCCAGAGGCTGATCGGCAGGTCGCTGCGCGCGGTGGTCGACCTGGAGCTTCTGGGCGAGCGCTCCATCGTGATCGACTGCGACGTGATCCAGGCCGACGGCGGCACCCGCACCGCCTCCATCACCGGCGCCTACGTGGCCTTGGCGGACGCGCTGCAGAACCTGGTCAACGCCGGCGAACTCGAGAAGAGCCCCCTCAGGGAGGCGGTCGCCGCCGTAAGCGTGGGGATCGTCGACGGCGTTCCCTTCCTCGACCTCGACTACCCCGAGGACTCCACCGCCGAAGTCGACATGAACTTCGTGATGACCTCGTCCATGCGCTTTGTCGAGGTGCAGGGGACTGCCGAGGCGGAGCCTTTCACCCTCGACCAGATGGACGCCATGCGCAGGCACGCGATGCTCGGCCTCTCCCGCCTCTTCGAGATCCAGCAGGAGGCTTTGCAGGCATGA
- a CDS encoding XTP/dITP diphosphatase has product MKELLVASGNKGKLREFEKLLEGVVETILSPADFPGLPEVEEDGDSFEANALKKARSAALFTGKPVLSDDSGLCVDHLGGRPGVYSARFAGEGAGDAANNARLLQEMAGVPREERTGAFHCVIALCLPDGSCQTFDGMLKGEILDAPRGEGGFGYDPLFLVPEHGQTFSELPMEIKNTISHRGRAMQMLKEALQKREDVSR; this is encoded by the coding sequence ATGAAAGAGCTCCTGGTAGCGTCGGGGAACAAGGGGAAGCTGCGCGAATTCGAGAAGCTTTTGGAGGGGGTGGTGGAGACCATCCTCTCCCCTGCCGACTTCCCGGGGCTTCCGGAGGTGGAGGAGGACGGCGACAGCTTCGAGGCGAACGCCCTGAAAAAGGCCCGCTCCGCCGCGCTCTTCACCGGTAAACCGGTTCTGTCCGACGACTCCGGGCTCTGCGTCGACCACCTTGGAGGGCGCCCCGGCGTCTACTCGGCGCGCTTTGCCGGAGAGGGGGCCGGGGACGCCGCCAACAACGCGCGCCTCTTGCAGGAAATGGCCGGAGTGCCGCGCGAAGAGCGCACCGGCGCCTTCCACTGCGTCATCGCCCTTTGCCTCCCAGACGGAAGCTGCCAGACCTTCGACGGCATGCTAAAGGGGGAGATACTGGATGCGCCGCGCGGGGAGGGGGGCTTCGGCTACGATCCGCTCTTTCTGGTTCCCGAGCACGGGCAGACCTTCTCCGAACTTCCGATGGAGATCAAAAACACCATCAGCCACCGCGGCCGCGCCATGCAGATGCTCAAAGAGGCGCTGCAAAAACGGGAAGACGTCTCACGCTAA
- a CDS encoding YceI family protein, with product MKKIIASIAAIAALALPVVASASTWNIDPDHSNVGFKVRHLMVSNVKGSFEKHRGVLELNDKDITKSKVSVTIDTASVNTNVAKRDEHLRSADFFDAAKYPTMTFTSKKVAKAGKGKLKVTGDLTLHGVTKEVVLNVEGPAKESKDPWGNLRSGVVASTKINRKDFGLVYNAALETGGVAVGEDVDINLEIEMIKAK from the coding sequence ATGAAAAAGATCATCGCATCCATCGCAGCCATAGCAGCACTGGCCCTTCCCGTTGTCGCCTCTGCCTCTACCTGGAATATCGACCCCGACCACTCCAACGTCGGTTTCAAGGTGCGCCACCTGATGGTCTCCAACGTCAAGGGGAGCTTTGAGAAGCACCGCGGCGTTCTGGAGCTGAACGACAAGGACATAACCAAGTCCAAGGTTTCCGTCACCATCGACACCGCATCGGTCAACACCAATGTCGCCAAGCGCGATGAGCACCTGAGGAGCGCCGACTTCTTCGACGCCGCCAAGTACCCGACCATGACCTTCACCTCGAAAAAGGTGGCCAAGGCCGGCAAAGGCAAACTCAAAGTGACCGGCGACCTGACGCTGCACGGCGTGACCAAGGAAGTGGTGCTGAACGTGGAAGGGCCGGCCAAGGAGAGCAAGGACCCCTGGGGCAACCTGAGAAGCGGCGTGGTCGCCAGCACCAAGATCAACCGCAAGGATTTCGGTCTGGTCTACAACGCGGCTCTTGAGACCGGCGGCGTCGCAGTAGGCGAAGACGTCGACATCAACCTTGAAATCGAGATGATCAAAGCGAAGTAA
- a CDS encoding MarR family winged helix-turn-helix transcriptional regulator — protein sequence MEEKKNSYRALNTYTKLMRASESVTSRVGRKMSEARLTISQFGVLEALLHKGAMCQRDVAAKILKSTGNITLVIDNLEKQELVRRERSLEDRRYYTVVLTDKGRALIEVVFAEVEAAIVSEMSVLTEQEQETLGELCKKLGIREGQG from the coding sequence ATGGAAGAGAAAAAAAATTCATATCGTGCGCTCAATACCTACACCAAGCTGATGCGGGCTTCCGAGTCGGTAACCAGCAGGGTGGGTCGGAAGATGTCCGAGGCGAGGCTGACCATCAGCCAGTTCGGAGTCCTGGAGGCGCTGCTCCACAAGGGGGCCATGTGCCAGCGCGACGTGGCCGCGAAGATCCTCAAGAGCACCGGGAACATCACGCTGGTCATCGACAACCTTGAAAAGCAGGAGCTGGTCAGGCGGGAGCGCAGCCTGGAAGACCGGCGTTATTACACCGTCGTCCTCACCGACAAGGGACGGGCGCTGATAGAGGTCGTTTTCGCCGAGGTCGAGGCTGCCATCGTGTCGGAGATGAGCGTCCTCACGGAACAGGAACAGGAAACGCTGGGAGAGTTGTGCAAGAAACTTGGAATAAGGGAGGGACAGGGATAA
- a CDS encoding c-type cytochrome has product MRIVMVAALSLALCAGCSAKRGEPISEPLKIDNARVARGERAFMANCNKCHPGGEKGLGFALNNKPLPGFMIKAQVRAGAGAMPAFTKELITGEQLDEIVEYVALLRNSPPPPRENLKQEQ; this is encoded by the coding sequence ATGCGCATTGTAATGGTAGCCGCTCTTTCGCTGGCGCTTTGCGCCGGGTGCTCCGCCAAGCGCGGGGAACCTATTTCGGAGCCGCTGAAGATCGACAACGCCAGGGTGGCCCGGGGGGAGCGCGCCTTCATGGCCAATTGCAACAAGTGCCATCCCGGAGGGGAGAAGGGGCTCGGGTTTGCCCTCAACAACAAGCCGTTGCCGGGATTCATGATCAAGGCGCAGGTCCGAGCGGGAGCCGGTGCGATGCCCGCCTTCACGAAGGAACTGATAACGGGAGAGCAGCTTGACGAGATCGTGGAGTACGTGGCGCTCCTAAGGAATTCGCCCCCCCCGCCCCGGGAGAACCTTAAGCAGGAACAGTAG